Part of the Cupriavidus basilensis genome is shown below.
CTGGCGCCGCTGCACCTGATCAACGTCACGCTCAACCTTACCGTGGATCCCGCCGAGCAACTGGTGCAGCGCGATCGCAAGGGCAAGCCGCTATGCGTGGCGCCAGGCCCCTTCGTGCTGCCGGCGACGGGCTCTCGCGCCGTGCCCGAGGATTCCTTCGTACGCTTCACCGTGGACGGGCAGCGCTATTTTCCGCAGACGCACAAGGCGGGCGGCAGCGAGCTCTCGCAGTCGCGCACGCTGGGTGACTGGATCGCGACCTCGGGCGCGGTGGTCTCCACCGGGCTGGGCCGCTCCACCACGCTGGGCACATCGCTGCTGCTAGGGTTGGCCAACCTGCGCCTGGGCACCTGGTGGCCGTCGTACCCGCTGGATGCCGGCAGCGCGCCGCGCGCCGGCGGCGCCGAGCGCAACCGCGTGCAGGCGGAGCGCGCCGGGACGCCCTGGCTGGGCGGATTGATCACGCTGTTTCGCACGCAGTATTACCTTGCCTGCGAGCTGAGCGCGCGCTTTCACGGTACGCGGCGCGGCTGGCAATACCTGTCGGACGGCGGGCATTTCGAGAACACTGCCGTGTATGAGCTGCTGCGGCCCGAGCGCGGGGTGGGGCTGGTCGTGCTGTGCGATTGCGGGGCGGATCCGGACTACCAGTTCGGCGACCTGGCCAACCTGATCCGGCTCGCTCGCATCGACATGGGGCTGGAGATCGTGGTCGATGCCGCGGCCGCCGGCGATGCCGTGCTGGGCGGCGTGTTCGGCACGCAGGAAGATTTTCTGCCGGCGGCCCGGCAAGGCCAGGCGGCGGCCAACAAGTGCGCGCTGCTGCTGAACGTGTTTCGGGCGGATGAGCCCGCCGCCACGCGCCGTCCCGTATCGCGCATCGTGCTGCTCAAGCCCTGCCCGATTGCCTCGGCGCCGGTTGATGTGCAGCAGTACGGCGCCGGCCATCCGGCCTTTCCGCAGGAACCCACGATCGAGCAGTTCTTCAATGAAGCGCAGTGGGAGAGCTACCGCGAGCTGGGGTTCTCCATCGGCCAGCTTGTGTTCGGTGGTGGCGCCGGCGGCGATGCGGTGGCGCGCGCCTTGTGGGCGCGTTAGCGCCCGAAACCCACCACCTCTTCCAGCCGGCGGCTGGCTTCGCGCAGGGCTTCCAGCAGGCGCGGGACCGACTCCTCATTCAGGCGTTGCTGCGGGCCCGCAATGGCCAGTGAGCCAACCACCTCGGTCTGGTCGCGCGACCACAGCGGCAGGGCCAGCCCCGCCACGCTGGCGGCGGCCTCGCCGCGCGTGTGGGCCCAGCCCTGTTCGCGGATCTCGGCAAGCTGCGGCTCGATGACGGCGGGATCGGGCGCGGCCAGCGCAGGCTGGTCCTGGGCGCGCTGCCTGGCGTTTTCCAGCACACGGGCCCGGAAAGCGTCGTCCTGGAAGGCCAGGATGGCCTTGGCGTGCGCGCCCGCGTGCAGCGCAAAGCGCTGTCCAAGTTCAATCGAGAAGCGCAGCTGATGCTGGCTCTGGACCATGCCGACGCAAAGCCCTTCATGGCCGTCCAGCCACGACAGGAAGACAGTCTCGCCGCTTTGCGCGGCCAGCTTTTCCAGCACGGGCTGCACCACCTCTGCGGGCGAGAACGTCTTGCGCACCACCTGGCCCAGCTCGAACAGCCGCAGCCCCAGCGAATACTTGCCGCTGGCCGCGTCCTGCACCAGGAAACCGTTGGCGGCAAAGGTGGCCAGCACGCGGTGCACCACCGCGTGATGCACGCCGCTGTGCTTGGCCAGCTCGCGCACGCCCCAGGTGGGCTGGCGCACCGTGAAGTAGGTCAGCAAGGCCAGCGCGCCGTCCAGAGTCTTGAGAGTCATACCGTTATCCTGCCTTGATCCTGCTTTGCATGGGCAGCATGGTACGGATAAGCGGCGCGCGGCTCAATCTTTGTTGTCGGGAAGGCACGGTGGCGGGGGGTGCCAGCCGGACTTCGTCACACTTGCCGTTGTCAGGAAGTGCTCTGCGATCGCGGCGAAAGACGCAAAGCAGGTCTCGAAAACTGGCTTCTCTTTTGCGAACAGGAGAGGGAGCAGGCGCTGCGAGAAATCTCGGCGCAGGCCTTCGTCGCTACGGGCGCGATCCAGCGCGTTGCTCAGGACTGCGTAGGGTTTGGTATCGAACCCAGGATGTTGGCCCTTGAACTCTTCAACGTCTTTTACCACGAGCGCGGCAAAGACAGCGCGAGCCGGCTCGATTGCCTCTGGCCGTGCCGTGTGGATACGCCAGACGTCATAGACGTGGCGAACCAGCGCCGGGTCGGAGTCGCCGCGCTGGTGCCCATCCCACTTCCAGGCGCAGCGTCGCAAGAGCGAGAGCACCTTCTCCGCAAGGGTCTCCGCGACCGAGATCGCAAGCATCTGGAAACGAACCGGCGTGTCGCGGGGAATGAAACGATCCAGCAGGTAGCCCATGTCGAGCGCTTCGACCGGGAGCTTGGGCGGACGATGGATGAGCTCGACTTTCAACTCTGGACGCAAGACGCCGGAGACATCCTTGAATTGCGGACCATACTCAACCGCGAGCCTGTAGTAGCGACGGTTGTCATTGGAGAACGGGTTGTTCTTGTCTTCGATTTTCGTAAAGACGAAGCCAACCCGGGTCAGGCGCTCCTCCAGTTCGGTCTGGATGTCGCCCAGGCGCTTGCGCGTCGAATGACCTTTCGGCAGCGCATAGCCATCCGGAGCGTTTTCCAGCAGAACCTTGATGTCGATGTCTTCCGACATCCGTTCGATGAGGCCGTGGGCTTTCGACAGGCAGGTGCCGCCGGCAAAGACAAGCTGGCTCTTCAATGCTACCCGAGCCGGGCGGGTATCTCCCTTCCTGCGCTCTTGCCGATGTGCAATGTGCGCGATCCGGATTTTGGAGAGTGCAATCAGCGCATCGGTGATGTGGATGTCTTTTTCCGCTACGGCGGGCGGCAAGCTGCTCAGCAGGCCAGCTGCGGCAGCGTCTTCAATGTCGGACTTGAGCTCAGCGGTGATGGCTTTCATATTGGATGGTCCGATCGCCTACCGTGATTTGCCGGCTGATGCGCCGGCGCCCAGTGTTGACAACGCTTCCCATCGGGATCTGGGTGCTCCTGCCGCTGTTGTATTCCTCCGCGAGCTGGCTTGGGGAGATCGCGATGCCAAGCTTCTGGAACAGCTCGGCAGCAATGTCTTCGAGCGTGCCGGCGGGCGTTGGCTTTCCGGTGAACTTGTTGACGCGCGTCTTGGCGAACGCTCCCTTGCTAACGCGGACCAGCTTGCCCTCGTCCACAAGACGGGCTAGCACGCGGCCCACCTGTGCGGAGCTTCCCAGCTTGGCAAGCTCCGAGCGCAGGATGACAGTCGCGGCGCGCTGCGTCAGCGAGCGATTGATTCGGTCTTCCAGTTTCATGGCTTGCCTGCCGGGTTGGATTTACGTTCGTAGTGACTCTATCACATGAAATGCCAGAAACCGGCTGTGGCATTGGGAAATACGTTTTCAGAATCTGCTCATTTACGATCAGTTGTTGTGAGCGAAGTCAGCGGAAAAGCGCATAAAAATCCACAAAAAAAGCTCCCGATTCCTCGGGAGCTCAGATTGCTGACAAATCCGGATCTACGTTGTCCTGCTCCTCTCTCCCGCGCGCGGGAGAGAGGTTGGGAGAGAGGGCGGGCGCTCGTCATGCCAGCGTGCTGGATAACCCCACGGGCTTCGCTTCAAGTGGCTCCTAGCTAAGCCACCCCTACCCAGGAACCTCCCCGGCCCTCTCCCCCTGAGGGGAGAGGGAGAGACAGCCGTCGTCAGGGCGCGCGGATTTTGCCCGTTCGGCGGCTCCGGCACGGGCTTGATCCAGGCTAGCGGTTGACCACCTTGGCCGGCATCGCCAGCACCAGGAAGCAACTCGCCACCAGGCAGCCTGCGAACAGGATCAGGCCGGCGCTGGGGCTGTGGAATGTGTCCTTCAGCCAGCCCAGCAGGTAGGTGGCCGCGAACCCGCCCAGGTTGGCGATGGAGCAGGCCAGCGCGATGCCGGCGGCGGCCGCGGTGCCGCTCAGGAAGGTGGATGGCAGGCACCAGAACACCGGGAACGTCGCCACGATGCCTACGTTGGCCACCGTCAGCATCACCAAGGTGGCGGAGGTGGAGCCGGTGACGAAGGTGCTGCCGACCAGGCCGGCGGCGCCTGCCAGGGTGGGCAGCACAATGTGCCAGCGGCGCTCGCGCGTCTTGTCGGAGTGGGCGCCGTTGAGCAGCATCCCGATCACCGCCGCGGCGTGCGGGATGGCGGTGAGCAGGCCGATGTGCAACGGGCTGGCCACGCCGGAGTCGCGGATGATGGTGGGCATCCAGAAGCCGATGGAGTACGTGCCCATCAGCAGGCACATGTCGATCAGGCCCAGCATCCACACGCGGCGATCGGTGAAGGCGGCCATGAGCGAGTGGTTGCTCTCCACCAGCACGTCCGTGTCCAGGTTGCGCTGCAACGTGCGCTTTTCGTCGGCCTGCAGCCACTTGGCGTCCTTGATGCCGTTGGGCAGGTAGATGAACACCATCACGCCCAGCAGCACCGAGGGAATGGCCTCGAGGAAGAACAGCCACTGCCAGCCGGCCCAGCCGTGCATGCCGGCGAAAGCGGTCATGATCCAGCCGGACAGCGGGCTGCCGATCATGCTGGCAAGCGGCAGGCCCATCATGAACAGCGCGATGATCTTGCTGCGCTTGTGGGTGGGGAACCAGTAGGTCAGGTACAGCAGCACGCCGGGCAGGAAGCCGGCCTCGGCCGCGCCCAGCAAGAAGCGCAGCACGTAGAACTGCGTTGGCGTGGTGACGAACATGGTCGCCCCTGACAGCAAGCCCCACGTCACCATGATGCGGGCGATCCACAGGCGCGCCCCCACCTTTTGCAGCACCAGGTTGCTGGGTACCTCGAACAGGATGTACCCCACGAAGAACAGGCCCGCGCCTAGCCCGTAGATCGTCTCGCTGAAGTGCAGGTCGTCCAGCATCTGCAGCTTGGCCAGCCCGACGTTGATGCGGTCGAGATAGGCGGCGAGATAGCAGGCGCAGAAAAACGGGATCAGGCGCCAGGTCACCTTGCGGTAGATGTCTGGCTCGGCCGCCGCGGGTAGTACGCCCGCCGCGCCGTCTGGATACTGATACGACATGTTCACTCCTTTACTGTTTGCCGTTGTCTACCGTGTGTGTGTCTTTGCCACCGCCGCGGGCGGCTGGCTTGTGCTGTTTGCCATGCAAGCAGCGGGCCAGGCCTGTTCAGTGATGGATGGCTGTCTTCTTATGGTTTCCGGCGGGCTGGCCGGGGTGTTACGCGCCGTCCTTGTGCAGGGGCGGCACCGCTTTCCTTCATCCGGCACTCATGTAGTGCCCGCTACATTATGGTTCAGCGTAAGCTACATAAAAAAAGCTGGCAAGAGCGTGGTGGTGGTTTTCTCCTCGGGGTTTTCCCCCTGCCGTGCGGCGTACTCAGCGGGTACGCGCGGCAGGCGGCTGCGGCAAGGTGGCTTGCCGGAAAAATGGCGGACTGGTGGCTTCAGGCAGGACCGGTATTGATCGGGGCCTGCTTAATGATTGGGTTGGTGATTGGGCCGGTGAGCGGGAGCCGCGCGCAGCCGCGCGAGCGTATCGTCCACGTTGTCCCAGGCGGGTTTGTCGGGGGCGAAGCGCTTGCGCAGGTAGTGCACCAGTTGCGTCAGCTGACGGTCGTCCAGGCTCTCGCCAAAGGCTGGCATATAGCCCAGATCGCTGGTCCCCGGCGTGGGAATGCCATCCAGCAGCACGCGGATCAGGTTGTCCGGCTTGTCGCCGTGCAGATTGGTATTGAGCGCGAGCGACGGCTTGATGCCGAATTGCCTGATGCCCTGGTCGCTCTGGTGGCAGACCGCGCAGGCATTCTGGTACAGGCGCGCGGCGGGTCCCCCGAGCGTGCGCGCGGCGTCAGCGCTGCGTTGCTCAAGCTGGCGCGCCTGTGCGCTGGCTAACGCCGCATCGGGCTGCGCGTCGCCGAACGATGCCACATAGTGCGCGATGGCGCGCACATCCTCCTCGGGCAGCAGCGCCAGCTCTTCGATTACCGGCGCCATCGGCCCGGCCGCCGCACCGTGATGCGGGGCGTAGCCGGTGCGCAGGTAGGAGAACAGCGCTTGCTCCGTCCACGGCACCGGCGCGTGCGACAGCTTGCCCAGCGCGGGCGCTTCCCAGCCTTCGGCCTCGCCGCCGCCAAGATAGCGCCGCCCGCCTTGCTCGGCGCCCAGCGCGTTGCGCGGCGAATGGCAGGCGCTGCAGTGGCCCAGCCCTTCGGCCAGGTACGCGCCACGGTTCCACTGCGCCGAGCGGGCCGGATCGGCCTCGAATGGCTTTGGGCTGTGGAACAGCAGGTTCCATCCCGCCATCAGCGGGCGCAGGTTGTAGGGGAAGGCCAGCGCGGTCTCGGGCGCCTTGGCGCGCACCGGCTCGGCGGCCATCAGGTAAGCGTAGAGCGCTTGCAGATCGCCATCGCTGGTCTTGGCAAAGGCGGTGTAGGGGAACGCCGGGTAAAGATGCCGGCCATCGCGATGAATGCCCTGGCGCATGGCGCGCTCGAACGCCGCGTAGGACCAGTTGCCGATGCCGGTCTCGACATCGGGCGTGATGTTGGTGCTGTAAATGGTGCCGAATGGGGTGTCCAGCGCCAGCCCGCCCGCGTTGCGCGCGCCGTTGGGCGCCGTATGGCAGACCGCGCAATCCCCGGCCGCCGCTACCAGCCGGCCGCGCTCGATGGTCGCGGCCGAGTAGAAGCCGGCCCCCGGCGGGGCCACCGGGGCGATGGGCGCGCGCCATGGCATGGCCGTGACAAACAAGCCGGCCGCGGCGGTGGCGCCGGCCAGCAGCCAGTTGCGCTTGCGGGCGGCACCGCGCTTGGGTGTGCTCTCGGGATTGGCCTGCGCGGCGAGCGCAAGCCGGATGCGTTCGCCGCTGAAGGGCGGCTCGCGCAGGCGCACGCCGGTGGCGTCGAAGATGGCATTGGCCACGGCCGGCGCGGCGGGCAGGGTGACAGCCGCGCTCGTGCCGAGCGTGGCGCTGGCGGGGCGCAGCGCGCCGCCAACGCGCACTTCCGGCAATTGCGCGGTGGCAAGCGCCGGCAGGCTGGCATCGTGTACCGCGGGCAGGTTGGCGGCGGGCCAGCTATCGGAGCGGCTGCCGTCGACGGTGAGTTGCTGCGCGGCGCGCGCGGCCTCCTGCTGCAAGGCCACGGCATCGACCCCGCCTTGTTCGCCCGCATCGCTGTCGTGTCCTAGCGTGACACCGGTGACGCTGACCTCGCCGGTGGTGGCATCCACTTCGACTTCCGCCACCCAGGCCGACCAGCTGTGCACGGGCTGGCCGCCATCGGCCAGCCCGGCTTCAATGGTGCTGGCGTACGCAAAGCCGCGTCCGCGCCGTACGTTCTGTTGCGCTTGCGGGCGTTCGCCGCGTGGCTGCCAGTTGGCCTGCGCCGCGACCCGGCGCACGAGGCCAGCGCCGCGCGTGTCGTCGAGATGGCGCAGCCGCAAGGCCACGGGATCCTGCGCGCTAGCTGCCGCCACTTCGTCCAGGTGCGACTCATGCGCGAACACGTGGGCGCGCGCTGCCTGCGCCGGCGTGCTCTCCACGCGCGGCTGTCCCGGCAGGTCGGCCTGCGTCACGCTCAGGCTGTCAAAGCGGTAGGGGGGCAGGATGGCGTCGTCGCGCGTGTCGCCTCCAGCGGATGCTTGCGGCTCTATTTCGGTGACCGGCGCCGTCGTGCGGGTCAGCCACAAGGCCAGCGGCGGCGCATGCATGACCGCAGCGCTGCCGCGCGCATCCACGGCCGTATTGACGGCATAGGCGGCGATTTCGCCATCGCGTGTCCAGGCGCTTTCGATGTGGGTGTTGACCACCGCCTGCGTGGCGCCAAGTTCATGCGCCTCCACGCGCACGCGCACCACTCGCCCGGCCGAATGCGCCAGCAGGGCGGCATCGGCGGCGGCGTGGTGGGCGTACAGGGGATCTTCGTCGTGGCCCGGAGCCTGCCAGCAGATCAAGGTAATGCGGTCCTCGCCGATGCCGAGCAGGGCGGCGAGTTCGGCCCGCAACGCGCCGGGGCGGCGGCTGGGCAGCCACACGCGCAGCGCGCCGTCGCGCCATTCCGCCATCGCGGAGCAGCCGGCGGCTTGCAGGCCGGCGAGTGGCCATGGATAGTCCTGCGCGCTGCGGCCGGCGGCATCCGCCATGGCCTGCGCGGCGTCGCCGTGTTCGGCAACGATGCGGCGGGCGAGCGGCAAGCCCGAGGCTGCCGCTTTCGGCGGGGCTTGCCAGCGGGCACGCAGCGCGTGGGCGGCTTGCAGCGCCTGTGGCGCGGTATCGGCAGCGATGCCGAGAAAGTCGCCCCGGCGCAATACCGTGGCAACGCCAGGCAGAGCGCGCGCGGCCGTCTCATCGCAGCCGATCAGGCGGGCGCTAAGCAGCGTGCCGGTTTGCCATGCCAGCACGGGCGGGCGGATGACGTGCCCGGCCAGCCACTCCCGCTCGGGCGGCGGCTGCCATGCGCCGGGGCTGGCCGGCGCCATGACGAGGTCGTCGCGCCCGCTCATGCCGCGCCATCCTGGCCGGCGGCCTGGCGCAGCAGCACGGCGGCGCGTTGCACCGCGCGCAGGATCTCCACGTGCGTGCCGCAGCGGCAAAGGTTGAAGCGCAGCGCCTCGCGGATCTGCGCCTCGCTGGGGTCGGGGTTTTCCGCCAAGAGTGCCTTGGCGGTCATGATCATGCCGTTCAGGCAATAGCCGCACTGCGCGGCCTGCTCATCGATAAAGGCTTGCTGCACCGGGTCGGGCTGCCCGCCGGTGGCCAGCCCGTCGAGCGTGGTGATGGCGCGCTGCGCCACCGCTTTCACGGGAATCACGCAGGAGCGCGCCGCCACCCCGTCCACCAGCACCGTGCATGCGCCGCACTGGCCCAGCCCGCAGCCGTACTTTGGCCCGTTGCAGGCGAGGTCATTGCGCAGGACGTAGAGCAGCGGCGTGTCGGGATCGACCTCGGCATCGAGCTGGTACGTGGTCCGGTTGACCCGGAGGCACAGGGGGCGGGGCGTGTTCATCGGGGGGCAGGGGGCGTTTTAGAACATCACTCGCTCGGGGCCGGGGCCCCGGAAGGCACCCGGCGGTCTGGCCGGGGCGTGGCTCAGGCTGCGGCGGCCACGCGCCCGGCTTCCACCAGCGGCTCGTTGAACACATCGTAACCGAAGCACCAGTCCGGGTTCTCGTTGGTGCGCAGCCAGGTGTTGTTATGCGAGACCAGTTGCACCTTGCCGGCACGCTCGGCGCGGTTGGCTTCGTACAGCGAGAACGCGGCGCTGAAGTCCGACAGCCCGGTCTGCTGCAGGCAGCGCGTCAGCATGGCAGCGTCTTCGATGGCCATGGCCGCGCCCTGCGCCATATGCGGCTTCATCGGGTGGCAGGCGTCTCCCAGCAGCACCAGGCGGCCGCGGCTCCACACCGGCAGCGGGTCGCGCTCCAGCAACGGCCACTTGGTCACTTCCACGGTGCCTTCGATCAGCGATTGCACACCTTCATGCCAGCCGTCGAACGCGGCGCGCATTTCCTCGATGCTGCTGGGCAGCCAGCTCTTGGTCATGTCCCACGTGGGCTCGGGCACGCCGGTGACGTAGTAGATCTCGTCGAGCTTGCTGGTGTCGAAGTACACCATCATATGGCGATCGTCGGACCACCACTTGGTGCAGCGGTCATGGGTGAAGCCCTTGACGCGCGCGATCGGGAACACGGCGCGGTGCGCCACGTAGCCGGTGTACTTGGGCGGCTCGGCGCCCAGCAGTGTTTCGCGGATGCGGGAGTTCACACCGTCAGCGCCGATCACGATGTCGGCTTCGTCCACCGTGCCGTCGGCAAAGCTCAGGCGCACCACGTGGCCAAGGTCTTCCACGCTGGCCAGCTTCTTGTCGAACAGCAGCGTGCCGGGCGCCACCGCCTCGGTCAGCAGGGCATGGAAATCTCCACGGTGCACGGTCAGGTAGCTGGCGCCGTAATGCGACAGCGCATAACGCCCAAGCGGGATCTGGGCAACGACCTCGCCGCTTTGCCAGTCGCGGCTGTACCAGTAGTCCGGGTGGCAGCCCATGTCGTTGAGCGCATCTTCGAGTCCGATCCTGCGCATGACCTTCATCACGTTGGGCCCGACGTGGATGCCGGCGCCCAGGCGCGAGAACGCCGGAGCCTGCTCATACAGCTTGACTTGGAATCCGGCGCGCTGCAGCAGGGCGGCCGCAACCGTCCCCCCCAGTCCGGCGCCAATCACTGCGATCCGTGGTTTGCCTTGCACGATATTTCTCCTGGCGGTGTGATGTGGGTCTGACGTGGCCGTCTGGCCAATCGGTAAATCGAGTGTACACACTAGAAATTTGCTTGTAAAGAAAGGACGTGCCGCCCCTATGGAAAACCCTTATGCCAAAGTGATTGCTCCGTGTTGATGCCCATAAACCGTGAAATGGAGCACCATATGAGGGGTTTATTCATGAAGTGGGCACTGAAATCGTGCGTCGCGCCTGGTCGAGCGTCTTGTTGTGAAAATAACGTGTGTACACTACAATCATTCGCAGGACACGGAGACCGGTGAAGGCTCCGGTCCGGCCGTGCAGGGCGCCTCTCCGGTACGACGGGCGCCAGGGCGGGTGGACAGAACAGACAGATGACGGAGTCGACAGTGCAAAAAATTTTCCGTATCGGCCAGATCGTGCCGAGCTCGAACACCACCATGGAAACCGAGATCCCGGCGATGCTGACGTTGCGCCAGCAGGTGCGCCCCGAACGCTTCACCTTCCACTCCAGCCGCATGCGCATGAAGAAGGTGGTCAAGGAAGAGCTGGCGGCCATGGACGCCGAGTCCGACCGCTGCGCGCTGGAACTGAGCGACGCCCGCGTCGACGTGCTGGGCTATGCCTGCCTGGTGGCCATCATGGCGATGGGCCACGGCTACCATCGCGTTTCAGAGAAGCGCCTGCAGGCCCATACCGCCGCCAACGGCGCTGACGCGCCCGTGATCACCAGCGCCGGCGCGCTGATTGACGCGCTCAAGGTGATCGGCGCCAAGCGCATCGCCGTGGTCGCGCCTTATATGAAGCCGCTGACCGAGCTGGTGGTGGACTACATCCGCAACGAAGGCTACGAGGTGGTGGACTGGCGCGCGCTGGAAATCCCCGACAACCTCGAAGTGGGCCGCCACGACCCCGCCAGGCTGCCCGGCATCGTCGCGCAGATGAACACCAAGGATGTGGACGCCATCGTGCTGTCCGCCTGCGTGCAGATGCCGTCCCTGCCGGCAGTGGCCAAGGTGGAAGCCATGACCGGCAAGCCCGTGATCACGGCCGCCATTGCCACCACTTACGCCATCCTCAAGCAGCTCGACCTGGAGCCGGTCGTGCCCGGCGCGGGTGCGCTGCTGTCGGGTGCCTATTGATCACGTCTTCGGTAAAGGGAGCCCAGCAATGAGCCAGTTTCTCCACGGCGGCAATGTGTTCGCCAATGGCATTCGCCAGCATTACCTGCGCTACGGCGGCAGCGCCGGCGCGCGCGCGCAGCGCGATGCCGTGGTGATCGTGCCCGGCATCACCAGCCCGGCGGTCACCTGGGGCTTTGTCGGCGAGCAGTTCGGCAAGCACTTCGATACCTATATCCTGGATGTGCGTGGACGTGGCCTGTCCGAGGCCAGTGATGCGCTGGACTACGGCCTGGACGCGCAGGCGGCGGATGTGGTCGCCTTTGCGCAGGCGCTCGGCCTGGCGCGCTATGCCATCGTTGGCCATTCCATGGGCGCGCGCATCGGCATTCGCGCCGCGCGCGGCAATCCGGCCGGGCTGACCCGGCTGGTGATGGTGGACCCGCCCGTCTCCGGGCCGGGACGGCGCGCCTATCCCTCGCAGCTGCCGTGGTACGTGGATTCCATCCGCCTGGCGCGCCAGGGCATCGATGCCGAAGGCATGCGCCGCTTCTGCCCGACCTGGACGGATGCGCAACTGCGCCTGCGCGCCGAGTGGCTGCACACCTGCGACGAGCGCGCCATCGTCACGAGCTTCGAGGACTTCCACCGCGATGACGTGCATGCCGACATGCCCTCGGTACGGGTTCCCACGCTGCTGATGGTGGCCGGCCGCGGCGACGTGATCCGCGCCGAAGACATCGAGGAAATTCGCGGTTTGCTGCCTGCCGTGCAGGTTGCGCGCGTGCCGGATGCCGGCCACATGATCCCGTGGGACGACGAGGCGGGTTTCTACCGCGCCTTCGGCGATTTCCTCGGTGCGCCGCTGCTGCAGGACCAGGCTGCCGCCTGAGCTGCCCGCTTCACCAGAAAGGAGAACACATGCCAGTAAGCGATCACGACCTGACCCAGGCATGGCGCCAGGTGCTCACCCTGTCAAAACTGGAGCCGGGCCAGACGGTCACGGTGCTGACCGGCGCCGCCACGCATCCGCAAACGCTGCGCACGGCGCAGATGGCGGCCACGGCGATGGGCGCCATCGTCAACCGGCTGGACCTGCCGCCCGTCAACGCAGACAAGGCGCTCAGCCGCGACGCGCTGGCTTATCTCGGCACGACGCCGCTGACCGGCAACCCGGCCGCCATCGCCGCGCTCAAGGCCAGCGACCTGGTGCTGGACCTGATGACGCTGCTGTTCTCGCCCGAGCAGCACGAGATCCTCTCCGGCGGCACCAAGATCCTGCTGGCCGTGGAGCCGCCCGAGGTGCTGGTGCGGCTGGTGCCCACCGAAGGAGACCGCACCCGCGTGAAAGCCGCCACGGCGCGGCTGGCGCGCGCGCGGGAGATGCACATCACGTCAGATGCCGGCACCGACCTGCGCTGCGCGCTGGGCGAGTTTCCCGCCATCAGCGAGTACGGCTTTGTCGATGAGCCGGGCCGCTGGGACCACTGGCCAAGCGGCTTCGTGCTGACCTGGCCGGACGAGGGCGGCACCAATGGGCGCATCGTGCTCGATCGCGGCGATATCCTGCTACCGATGAAATCCTATGTGCAGGCGCCGATCGACATCACGGTGGGC
Proteins encoded:
- a CDS encoding alpha/beta fold hydrolase, which translates into the protein MSQFLHGGNVFANGIRQHYLRYGGSAGARAQRDAVVIVPGITSPAVTWGFVGEQFGKHFDTYILDVRGRGLSEASDALDYGLDAQAADVVAFAQALGLARYAIVGHSMGARIGIRAARGNPAGLTRLVMVDPPVSGPGRRAYPSQLPWYVDSIRLARQGIDAEGMRRFCPTWTDAQLRLRAEWLHTCDERAIVTSFEDFHRDDVHADMPSVRVPTLLMVAGRGDVIRAEDIEEIRGLLPAVQVARVPDAGHMIPWDDEAGFYRAFGDFLGAPLLQDQAAA
- a CDS encoding 2,5-dihydroxypyridine 5,6-dioxygenase, with protein sequence MPVSDHDLTQAWRQVLTLSKLEPGQTVTVLTGAATHPQTLRTAQMAATAMGAIVNRLDLPPVNADKALSRDALAYLGTTPLTGNPAAIAALKASDLVLDLMTLLFSPEQHEILSGGTKILLAVEPPEVLVRLVPTEGDRTRVKAATARLARAREMHITSDAGTDLRCALGEFPAISEYGFVDEPGRWDHWPSGFVLTWPDEGGTNGRIVLDRGDILLPMKSYVQAPIDITVGKGYVTRIEGGLDAELLSDYMASFNDPEAYAMSHIGWGLQPRARWSTLAMYDREATIGMDARAFEGNFLCSFGPNNEAGGSRTTACHIDIPVRHCTVRLDGEAVVEQGKLLDHEYQQERQEQQEQQRDARGAIHA
- a CDS encoding Asp/Glu racemase, producing the protein MQKIFRIGQIVPSSNTTMETEIPAMLTLRQQVRPERFTFHSSRMRMKKVVKEELAAMDAESDRCALELSDARVDVLGYACLVAIMAMGHGYHRVSEKRLQAHTAANGADAPVITSAGALIDALKVIGAKRIAVVAPYMKPLTELVVDYIRNEGYEVVDWRALEIPDNLEVGRHDPARLPGIVAQMNTKDVDAIVLSACVQMPSLPAVAKVEAMTGKPVITAAIATTYAILKQLDLEPVVPGAGALLSGAY
- a CDS encoding FAD-dependent monooxygenase → MQGKPRIAVIGAGLGGTVAAALLQRAGFQVKLYEQAPAFSRLGAGIHVGPNVMKVMRRIGLEDALNDMGCHPDYWYSRDWQSGEVVAQIPLGRYALSHYGASYLTVHRGDFHALLTEAVAPGTLLFDKKLASVEDLGHVVRLSFADGTVDEADIVIGADGVNSRIRETLLGAEPPKYTGYVAHRAVFPIARVKGFTHDRCTKWWSDDRHMMVYFDTSKLDEIYYVTGVPEPTWDMTKSWLPSSIEEMRAAFDGWHEGVQSLIEGTVEVTKWPLLERDPLPVWSRGRLVLLGDACHPMKPHMAQGAAMAIEDAAMLTRCLQQTGLSDFSAAFSLYEANRAERAGKVQLVSHNNTWLRTNENPDWCFGYDVFNEPLVEAGRVAAAA